In Oncorhynchus masou masou isolate Uvic2021 chromosome 31, UVic_Omas_1.1, whole genome shotgun sequence, the sequence ctgtggcaccccatagaaactgccagaggtccggacaactggccctccgatttgactgaactctatctgagaagtagttggtgaaccaggcgaggcggtcatttgagaaaccaaggctattgagtctgccgataagaatgtggtgattgacagttgaaagccttggccaggtcgatgaatacggctgcacagtactgttttttATCGATGGAGATTATGATATTGTTTCGGACCTGAAGCCCGTAGCGCGTAATAATCGTCTATCCTCGGTTGCAACTattactaccgagttccaaactgcctctggaagcaacctcAGTATAAGAACTGctagttgggagcttcatgaaatggatttccatggctgagcagacgcacacaagcttaagatcaccatgtgcaatgccaagtgtcagctggagggGTGAAAGCTTACCgccattggactggagcagtggaaacgcgttctctggagtgatgaatcatgcttcaccatctggaagtccgacagacgaatctgggtgtGGCGATGCCTGGAGAACGCTACCTGACcgaatgtatagtgccaactgtaacgtttggtAGCGGAAGAATAATCGTCTGAGGCTGTTCTTGGactaggtcccttagttccaatgaagcgatagcttaacgctacagcatacaatgatgttttagatgattctgtgcttccaactttgtggctctaatttggggaaggccctttcctgttttagcatgacaatgccctcgtgcacaaagcgaggtccatacaggaatggtttgttgagatcagtgtggaagaacttgactggcctgcacagagccctgacctcaacccaatcaaACACCTTTGCTATGAATTGGATTGCTGACTGCCAGTCAGGCCTTATCTCCCAACACCAGTATCCTACCAAaggtgtggctgaatggaagcaagtccctgcagcaatgtcccaacatctggtggaaagccttcccagaagagcgaaggctgttatagcagaaaaggggggaccaactccatattaatgctcatgactttggaatgagatgttcgacgagcaggtgtccacatacttttggtaatttaGTGTATTTCGAGACTTAAGAAATATTGCTACCACGGGCAAACCAACTTCGTTTTCCTTGGTAAAAATTGTTACGCAGTTCGGAAAAAAGTCTACAATTTCTATTCCTTATGGAAATCGTTAATTGGAGACTATTAGTATATTTAACACCAATAGCTAACAGTTTGTACTGTTAATTTATATTCGCATTTTCCCACCAACTTTGTCgagccccagtggcctaatggataaggcactggcctcctaagccagggattgtgggttcgagtcccatctggggtgatGTTCTTTTTCGAACTAACCGTATCATTGGGCACGAAAATAATCACGTGAGGCCATCTCTCAACTCAAAAACATCGGCAAACTgtgaacatgttttttttttcagaaaTACAATTAGCGACGTATGGCGCAATGGCTTGCACTCTGAATCCAGCGATCGGAGTTCAAATCTCGATTGAACGTAACATTTTGTCACCATCATAGACAGTTGTCATTGCTACATTTACGCTGTGTAATTGCATTCTTGTTAGTTCGATTTTCATTAGCTGTGCAATATCAAGACTGTTTGTAACCAAACTGTCTTCCCCTTTGCAACCCATCGAGAAGAGACGTAAAGGGTTAATCCAACATGGCGACCTCCATAGCTAAATATTTTTTACTCTCTCGATGTTCAGAAATCATTCGGTCCTTTACCCGACAAAGGAAATTGCACCCTGTGTGTATAAGAAACAGAAACCTCCTCAGCCAATGTCCAAGTTTTAGTTATGGTAACAGAGCGTCTGACAACCCACAGGTTAGTGGATTTAGCAACGCTACACACAATCATATCTCTCGCACAAGCTGAGAATTCAACACGATATAGAGCTACTGTCGTACTAGCAAGGTGAATGTATCAAGTGTAAATACATTGAGCTGTCTACAAATGAAGTTGTAACAAGTACTAGTAACGAATTCTCAAGATGTCTTGCAGGAAATGTGCTGCTTTTAACAACGCATAGGGCAGCTAGCTGGAAAGTAGCCTACATGTCACAAGCTGTAGCTAGTTCACCacggacagtgtgttgtgttgtgtaagtGCTTGGAGTGATGTTGAGTAGTTGGTATGCAGTGACTGATCGTTTCGATTTCAAATGCATCTGATGCAGGATGGACATGTGAACATTCCAGTCGGTAAGTATAAATACCAAACTATACATTAGAGAAATGTAATGGTTATTTACCTTTTCACCCATATACATGTACATAGATATTTTTATTGTATGCTGTCTGTCTTTTAGACCGTCTCACAGTATCCTACAGCCGAAGCAGTGGTCCAGGTGGTCAACATGTTAACAAAGGTATCATTACTACTATTCACATACCTGTGCCTGCAACCTGGACTCGGGGTAGAAGTAACATAGTTAACgaaaatccgggacactcaaattattATATGTTACATATGGTATGATTGCATTACGTATTATAAGTTAAGAAGGGGTACCCAAACTTGTTTGGCCCACAATCTCATTTTGATATCTTAACATTCTCTCGACCCAACCATGTGAAAAAAAGTATGTAATTAATAGCCAGTGTTGACTAATTTATATTTTAGGCAATGGCAGTCAATTGAAAgacattctaacagtatttcaGATTGTCTTCTCAACTCACCATCACATACTTTTAATGTGGGGCTATGACGGTTGTTTTGAACTCTGCATTAATGCTCAGAGGCAGACGACAGGGTATTCCCTTTGAGTCAGGAACTAAAACTCCTCCGTAGTGACCCGTGAATGTATTCGGTCACATGATAGATTGatgaatcactggccactttaataaatggatttaataaaggtataactagtcactttaataatgtttacatatcctacattactcatctcatatgtacagttgaagtcggaagtttacatacacaaagatgactgtttatttttatttcacctttatttaaccaggtaggcaagttgagaacaagtactcatttacaattgcaacctgcaaagcagttcgacacatacaacaacacagatttacatatggagtaaaacaaacatacagtcaataatacagaagaataataagtctatatacaatgtgagcaaatgaggtgagataagggagggaaAGGCAATAGAAAAAGgcaatggtggcgaagtaaatacaatatagcaagtaaaacactggaatggtagatttgcagtggaagaatgtgcaaggtagagatataaataatggggtgcaaatgagcaaaataaataaatacagtagggggagaggtagttgtttgggctaaattatagatgggctatgtataggTACAGTAAtcggtgagctgctctgacagctggtgcttaaagctagtgagggagataagtgtttccagtttcagagatttttgtagttcattccagtcattggcagcagagaactggaaggagaggcggccaaaggaagaattggttttgagggtgaccagagagatatacctgctggagcgcgtgctacaggtgggtgctgctatggtgaccagcgagctgagataaggcgggactttacctagcagggtcttgtagatgacctggagccagtgggtttggcgatgagtatgaagcgagggccagccaacgagagcgtacaggtcgcagtggagggtagtatatggggctttggtgacaaaacggatggcactgtgatagactgcatccaatttattgagtagggtattgggtATTGGatggtattggaggctattttgtaaatgacaggcagcgatcggttgaagagcatgcatttagttttacttgtatttaagagcaattggaggccacgaaaggagagttgtgtggcattgaagctcgtctggagggttgttaacacagtgtccaaagaagggccagaagtatacagaatggtgttgtctgcatagaggtggatcagagactcgccagcagcaagagcgacatcattgatgtatacagagaagagagtcggtccaagaattgaaccctgtggcacccccatagagactgccaggggcccggacaataggccctccgatttgacacactgaactctatcagagaagtagttggtgaaccaggcgaggcagtcatttgagaaaccaaggctatcgagtctgccgatgaggatgtgatgattgacagagtcgaaagccttggtcaggtcaATAAATACAGCttcacagtattgtttcttatcgatggcggttatgatatcgattaggaccttgagcgtggctgaggtgcacccaaatttgtgggcagatctgcttcaacacctgcattgcttgctgtttggggttttaggctgggtttctgtacagcactttgcgatatcagctgatgtacaaagggctatataaataaatgtgatttgatttgaactgaaaaagtgtgtgcgagcaaggaggcctagaaacctgactcagttacaccagctctgtcagaaggaatgggccaaaattcacccaacttattgtgggaagctttggaaggctacccaaaatgtttgacccaagttaaacaattagtcaatgctaccaaatactaattgagtgtctgtaaacttctgacccactgggaatgtgatgaaataaataaaagctgaaataaatcattctctctactattattctgacatttcacattcttaaaataaagtggtgatcctaactgacctaagacagggatttttcactaggattaaatgtcaggaattgtgaaaaactgagtttaaatggatttggctaaggtgtatgtaaacttccgacttcaacagtatatactgtattttaaaccatctactgcatcttgcctatgctgaaCAGCCATCGCACATCCACATATTTATACGTACATATTCTTATTTCATCCCCTTACAtggtgtgtataaggtagtcatTGTGAAGTTGATCAATTACTTGTGAGATATTACTGCACGatcggaactagaagcaaaagcatttcgctacactcacattaacgtTGGCTAATCATGCCTACCGTCCCGCCATAGATGGAGCCCCATCTGTGCAAAAGCCCACCATTTGATCCCATGGAGTTTTTTTGTCAATATAGCCACGCAGCACACTGAAAATCCCCAGTGCCCTTTCATGCTCGGGAATCGTGAGACAGAACAATATGTCCTCGTGAATAGTATCCCCCGACATGTATAGCGAACAAAAATCAATACATGGGCACCTCGGACCTCTCAGCTAAAGTCTATTTGGAGATAATAAACTGTAGAGTTTGAGTCGTTCATTCAGTTTCCTCTTGATTGCTAGCAGTAGCATAAATTCTTAATTTAACTATGTTATCTGAAAAAGGTATTGATTCATGAGAGTTTTTGTGCCTctgcctccccacacacacatcaattgCGTCCGGAAATATCAAAGTCTCTGCAATAGGGTATGGGTTCAAAGCGTAGTGGGCCAAGCCATTCATGGTGGGAATGTGCGGCCTTTTCTAAGGGCGCGCTCTGGTTGAATTTGATCTTTTAGATTTTAATAATTTCATTTAAATTTTTAAGGATTTTGGAAATTCTCCTGCAAAACCATTTTCATATCAGGCAACAACACATGAGGTTGAGACCACTAGTTTGGGAACATctgggttagctaacatgcaaaATAGTTAGTTGCATAGTATTTGctgaagttgtccgtgatgagattagAACAACCTTTGGGTTTAATACAGCCATCTGCCTCCAATTTAACTAAGCatgtccgttaagaacaaatagttatttacaatgatggccaacattgggccaattgtgtgccaccctatgagactgccaatcacagccggttgtgatacagcctggaattgaaccaggatctgtagtgacgcctctagcactgagatgcagtgcctgcaccactcgggagctacATTTGTTTTTTTGCCTAATAAGTAACCTATCTTATGTAGCCATACAAAACGTAACATATcctactaatttgagtgtcccggattttcgttttatgttacgtctagtctgcGACCAGCCTGGTACATCACAATACCCTCTAATGCAACTTGGAGTGCACTGAAAAGATTGTTTTGTACAGTCTGTATGAGAGCCTGTTGAAATGTTATTGTGATTTACTGTCTGTCTTCATAGTCAGCACAAAAGCAGAGGTCCGCTTCCACGTCTATACAGCAGATTGGATCCCAGAAGACGTTCGACAAAAGATCATCTTAAATGTACGTTAACTACCCCAAAGCGGTCAAAATGTAGATTGGTTTTGTGCCCCTCTATCTTCCCTGAGCAATATCCTCTGTGGCATTCCACGTAGAATATTGAATGCGTTATGATTTTACTCTCTCTTCCACTGCAGAATAAAAACCGTATCAACAAGGCAGGGGAGTTGCTGGTGACGTCAGAGCAGAGCAGGAGCCAGCAGAGAAACATGGGGGACTGCATCCAGAAGATCTCTGACATCATAGCCAAGGCTACTGAAAAGCCCCATGAGCCTTCAGAAGAGGACATAGCCCTCAGAGCATCCAGGTAGAGAATGACTCATGTGTGGCTGATGTTCAACCCAGAATCGATAACCAAATACAGCagtacattttttttcttcatctaGCTATATTTATTTCATTGTTGTAGTGTGTATACTTTAATGTCCATGTCAGGTGGCGTTACTGGATGATTACTAAAGTAAATACATTTTTGTACATGTTTTGCTCAGGTTAGAGAAGAGGAATAAAGAGAGACTGAAACAGAAGAAGCTCCATTCAGCAGTCAAGCACACCAGACAAGTGTATTTCGACTGAGGGTTGGACACACAAGGAAACATTCATTCGTTGTCTATTTTCTTTGTTAACCAATAAATTGAACACTCAATTTGTTTGAAAGTATTTCCATTTGTTGAGTTTTTGGAGACATGGTGATTGTTGTGGCAGTATTTTTgcataaattaaaaataaaagattTACAACGTTTTAGAAAGAGATCCACGATGTCGATTCTACGTGAAAATGCGAATGGTGACGGGGACGAAAAAactagcagaggatggtttcgatccatcgacctctgggttatgggcccagcacgcttccgctgcgccactctgctacCTGAAAAATAGTAGCGAAATTCCATATATAAAACTAACTAGGAACGCCCATTGGTTGAAAGCATATGGGAGTGCACTCGCTAGCTAGCACAACTGCATGATAAACTATAAATGCTGTGCGGCCGTGTACAGTATGAGAACTAAGAACATTTAACTTGTTTACCTATTAGGCTGAATCAGGCCAGTGTCAATTCCTGACACTTTCGCATTCAAAAGAACGTAGTAGCTAGCTGCATATTCGTTAGTGTTGTTTATCAAAGAAGACATTGCTCTCATCATAATACtaattgataataataataagaatcgATTCGTGCAaatatctcaatgagaaaaaagcaacgaccacgaagggactcgaaccctcaatcttctgattcgaagtcagacgccttatccattaggccacgcggTCTGTGTAAGAATAAgaaacattttttatatataaaggATAACATTGTTGGTTTCTCGAATACTATTGTCTCTGCTGGCTACCGCGGGTCGAAATAATATAATATCTAAAAAGGTAGATGCGCTTGACCGGTTCATTAGCGCCAATTGGTGGAAGGCTCGGGGTTCGTCGGAGCGGGTAAATTAAAATCGGACTGACTTGACCGTGTGTGCGTGCACCTGCATTAACAATTCCACCAGGCAATTGACGTGAATCAATTAATTAAGATTTAGTATACATTTTATAGGCCTACCACCGTAATATAACAATACCAGCCACAAAGAGTCATATTTAAATTCCAATGCTTTAATTGCACAGAGCAGACAAGTTAGTCAATGATACAGAATGCCACAACAAGAATGGTTCTTAGTTCAATGAGAGAGAGTTAACATGGCTTGCTACAATGGCAAACCTATGGTGCCAAAGGCTAACTAATAAGCTAATAAAACTAATAATATGCTCATGTGAATGACAAAGCTTGAGTAGATAGCTAAATAAAAACCAAGTATGATTTTCATTCTAAAGATACAGTACATCAATAATACAATCACATATAGGCACCATAGCAGATAAGTGTTGTTATCATGAATCAatgctcacagacacacacaagaaTGGAATAAATACACATGTAATAGTAAGTAAATATCCATGTATAAATACGCAAGAAATGAGGAGGcagaaacatattttttttttcaaagtgCAATCTGTAAAACATTAGAGTACAGAGAAAGCCAAGGAGCCATCAAAGGACAGTCAAATGGTTCCATTTTGGCATTGTTCCCTCTTAGAATATATCGGAACCTTTTCTGTTACCATTACTATGATACAGTGTCCTTATCTTCTTGCCCCGAAGAGCTACAGGGAGTGCAGGCTTTTGTTACAGCCCAGCAGTACAGCTGAATGCTGGGCTGGGGAAAGAAGCCTGCTCAAACTGCGACCCTCCAGGACCAGTAGTGAACATTGctatgacagactgacagtaAGCCTCCACAAGACATCATACCCTTTTTCTTCACTCAGTAACACTTGATTGACCCTGAGAGGAAAATAAA encodes:
- the mrpl58 gene encoding peptidyl-tRNA hydrolase ICT1, mitochondrial; amino-acid sequence: MATSIAKYFLLSRCSEIIRSFTRQRKLHPVCIRNRNLLSQCPSFSYGNRASDNPQDGHVNIPVDRLTVSYSRSSGPGGQHVNKVSTKAEVRFHVYTADWIPEDVRQKIILNNKNRINKAGELLVTSEQSRSQQRNMGDCIQKISDIIAKATEKPHEPSEEDIALRASRLEKRNKERLKQKKLHSAVKHTRQVYFD